Proteins from a single region of Phoenix dactylifera cultivar Barhee BC4 unplaced genomic scaffold, palm_55x_up_171113_PBpolish2nd_filt_p 000305F, whole genome shotgun sequence:
- the LOC120103748 gene encoding probable boron transporter 2 isoform X2 — MEETFVPLRGIKNDLQGRLMFYKQDWTSGFCAGIRILAPTTYIFFASAIPVISFGEQLERNTDGLITAVQTLASTGLCGIIHSIIGGQPLLILGVAEPTVLMYTFMFNFAKDRDDLGRKLFLAWTGWVCVWTAFLLFLLSILGACSIINRFTRVAGELFGLLIAMLFMQQAIKGLVDEFRIPEREDPKSLEFIPSWRFANGMFALVLSFGLLLTALRSRKARSWRYGSGWLRGLIADYGVPLMVLVWTGISYMPSGSIPKGIPRRLFSPNPWSPGAYENWTVIKDMLNVPFMYILGAFIPATMIAVLYYFDHSVASQLAQQKEFNLRKPQSFHYDLLLLGFLTLLCGLIGVPPSNGVIPQSPMHTKSLATLKHQLLRNRLVATARQSMRQNSSLSQLYENMQDAYRQMQTPLIYQEQSARGLKELKDSTIQLASSMGNIDAPVDESVFDIEKEIDDLLPVEVKEQRLSNLLQSMMVAGCVAAMPFLKKIPTSVLWGYFAFMAIESLPGNQFWERILLLFTAPSRRYKVLEEYHATFVETVPFKTIAAFTLFQTAYLLLCFGITWIPIAGVLFPLMIMLLVPVRQYVLPKLFKGAHLTDLDAAEYEELPAIQFNLETEIESGIRHSLAENREILDELVTRSRGEIKHIYSPKVTSSSGTPATEIKSIHSPRLSEKASSPRVSELRQEHSPRLGGRGPFSPRTGEIRPSKLGEGARGSISK, encoded by the exons ATGGAGGAAACATTTGTACCTTTGCGTGGAATCAAGAATGACCTCCAAGGGAGGTTGATGTTCTACAAGCAAGATTGGACTAGTGGCTTCTGCGCAGGAATCAG GATTTTAGCTCCAACTACATATATATTCTTTGCATCGGCAATTCCAGTCATATCATTTGGAGAGCAACTGGAGAGAAATACTG ATGGACTTATAACAGCAGTACAAACATTGGCATCTACTGGACTTTGTGGGATCATACATTCAATAATAGGAGGTCAGCCTCTGCTGATTCTTGGAGTTGCAGAGCCCACAGTGCTTATGTACACATTCATGTTTAACTTTGCCAAGGATAGAGATGATTTGGGTCGAAAGCTGTTTTTAGCATGGACCGGATG GGTATGCGTTTGGACTGCCTTCTTGCTGTTCTTGCTGTCTATTTTAGGCGCATGTTCTATTATCAATAGATTCACTCGCGTAGCGGGCGAGCTATTTGGTCTTCTTATTGCTATGCTGTTTATGCAGCAGGCTATTAAG GGGCTTGTTGATGAGTTCCGCATACCTGAAAGAGAAGACCCAAAGTCTTTGGAGTTTATTCCATCTTGGAGGTTCGCCAATGGGATGTTTGCTCTTGTCCTATCATTTGGTCTGCTGCTCACTGCACTAAGAAGTAGGAAGGCAAGATCCTGGCGCTATGGAAGTG GCTGGTTACGAGGTTTGATTGCAGACTATGGGGTACCACTAATGGTCCTTGTGTGGACTGGAATTTCTTATATGCCTTCTGGTAGCATTCCTAAAGGGATTCCAAGGCGCCTTTTTAGCCCCAATCCATGGTCACCTGGAGCATATGAAAACTGGACAGTCATTAAG GACATGCTGAATGTACCCTTCATGTACATACTCGGAGCTTTTATACCTGCTACAATGATAGCAGTGCTTTATTATTTTGATCACAGTGTAGCCTCTCAACTTGCTCAGCAgaaggagttcaatttgagaaAGCCACAATCGTTTCATTATGATTTACTTCTCTTGGGCTTTTTG ACCCTACTATGTGGGCTTATTGGGGTCCCCCCATCAAATGGTGTCATACCACAATCTCCAATGCACACAAAGAGTTTGGCTACTCTCAAACATCAG CTCCTTCGTAATCGACTAGTAGCCACCGCACGCCAAAGTATGCGGCAAAATTCAAGCTTGAGCCAACTTTATGAAAATATGCAAGATGCTTATCGGCAAATGCAGACTCCACTGATTTATCAAGAGCAGTCTGCTCGA GGATTGAAGGAATTAAAGGATTCCACAATCCAATTAGCTTCAAGCATGGGAAATATTGATGCACCGGTTGATGAGTCTGTGTTTGATATTGAAAAAGAAATTGATGACCTTTTACCAGTTGAAGTCAAAGAACAGCGTCTAAGCAACCTGCTTCAGTCTATGATGGTAGCAGGGTGTGTTGCAGCCATGCCATTTCTTAAGAAAATTCCAACCTCTGTTCTTTGGGGTTACTTTGCCTTCATGGCCATAGAAAGCTTACCTGGAAACCAGTTCTGGGAGAGGATTCTCTTGCTCTTCACTGCACCGAGCAGAAGATACAA AGTGCTTGAAGAGTACCATGCCACCTTCGTCGAGACTGTACCTTTCAAGACAATTGCTGCTTTTACGCTTTTCCAGACCGCTTACTTGCTATTGTGTTTCGGAATAACGTGGATTCCTATAGCAGGGGTCCTTTTTCCATTGATGATCATGCTTTTGGTTCCTGTGAGACAGTATGTTcttcccaagctcttcaaaggagCTCATCTTACAGATTTAGATGCAGCGGAATACGAAGAATTACCAGCTATACAATTTAACTTGGAAACG GAGATCGAGTCGGGCATAAGACACTCCTTGGCAGAGAACAGGGAGATTTTAGATGAGTTAGTCACAAGAAGCCGTGGTGAAATAAAGCATATCTATAGTCCTAAAGTGACAAGTTCAAGTGGAACACCAGCCACTGAAATCAAGAGCATTCATAGCCCCCGGTTATCAGAGAAGGCATCTAGCCCCCGTGTGAGTGAACTCAGACAGGAGCATAGTCCTCGTCTCGGTGGAAGAGGGCCATTTAGTCCAAGAACAGGTGAAATCAGACCATCTAAATTGGGAGAGGGTGCTCGGGGCTCCATTTCAAAGTAG
- the LOC120103748 gene encoding probable boron transporter 2 isoform X1 has translation MEETFVPLRGIKNDLQGRLMFYKQDWTSGFCAGIRILAPTTYIFFASAIPVISFGEQLERNTDGLITAVQTLASTGLCGIIHSIIGGQPLLILGVAEPTVLMYTFMFNFAKDRDDLGRKLFLAWTGWVCVWTAFLLFLLSILGACSIINRFTRVAGELFGLLIAMLFMQQAIKGLVDEFRIPEREDPKSLEFIPSWRFANGMFALVLSFGLLLTALRSRKARSWRYGSGWLRGLIADYGVPLMVLVWTGISYMPSGSIPKGIPRRLFSPNPWSPGAYENWTVIKDMLNVPFMYILGAFIPATMIAVLYYFDHSVASQLAQQKEFNLRKPQSFHYDLLLLGFLTLLCGLIGVPPSNGVIPQSPMHTKSLATLKHQLLRNRLVATARQSMRQNSSLSQLYENMQDAYRQMQTPLIYQEQSARGLKELKDSTIQLASSMGNIDAPVDESVFDIEKEIDDLLPVEVKEQRLSNLLQSMMVAGCVAAMPFLKKIPTSVLWGYFAFMAIESLPGNQFWERILLLFTAPSRRYKVLEEYHATFVETVPFKTIAAFTLFQTAYLLLCFGITWIPIAGVLFPLMIMLLVPVRQYVLPKLFKGAHLTDLDAAEYEELPAIQFNLETQEIESGIRHSLAENREILDELVTRSRGEIKHIYSPKVTSSSGTPATEIKSIHSPRLSEKASSPRVSELRQEHSPRLGGRGPFSPRTGEIRPSKLGEGARGSISK, from the exons ATGGAGGAAACATTTGTACCTTTGCGTGGAATCAAGAATGACCTCCAAGGGAGGTTGATGTTCTACAAGCAAGATTGGACTAGTGGCTTCTGCGCAGGAATCAG GATTTTAGCTCCAACTACATATATATTCTTTGCATCGGCAATTCCAGTCATATCATTTGGAGAGCAACTGGAGAGAAATACTG ATGGACTTATAACAGCAGTACAAACATTGGCATCTACTGGACTTTGTGGGATCATACATTCAATAATAGGAGGTCAGCCTCTGCTGATTCTTGGAGTTGCAGAGCCCACAGTGCTTATGTACACATTCATGTTTAACTTTGCCAAGGATAGAGATGATTTGGGTCGAAAGCTGTTTTTAGCATGGACCGGATG GGTATGCGTTTGGACTGCCTTCTTGCTGTTCTTGCTGTCTATTTTAGGCGCATGTTCTATTATCAATAGATTCACTCGCGTAGCGGGCGAGCTATTTGGTCTTCTTATTGCTATGCTGTTTATGCAGCAGGCTATTAAG GGGCTTGTTGATGAGTTCCGCATACCTGAAAGAGAAGACCCAAAGTCTTTGGAGTTTATTCCATCTTGGAGGTTCGCCAATGGGATGTTTGCTCTTGTCCTATCATTTGGTCTGCTGCTCACTGCACTAAGAAGTAGGAAGGCAAGATCCTGGCGCTATGGAAGTG GCTGGTTACGAGGTTTGATTGCAGACTATGGGGTACCACTAATGGTCCTTGTGTGGACTGGAATTTCTTATATGCCTTCTGGTAGCATTCCTAAAGGGATTCCAAGGCGCCTTTTTAGCCCCAATCCATGGTCACCTGGAGCATATGAAAACTGGACAGTCATTAAG GACATGCTGAATGTACCCTTCATGTACATACTCGGAGCTTTTATACCTGCTACAATGATAGCAGTGCTTTATTATTTTGATCACAGTGTAGCCTCTCAACTTGCTCAGCAgaaggagttcaatttgagaaAGCCACAATCGTTTCATTATGATTTACTTCTCTTGGGCTTTTTG ACCCTACTATGTGGGCTTATTGGGGTCCCCCCATCAAATGGTGTCATACCACAATCTCCAATGCACACAAAGAGTTTGGCTACTCTCAAACATCAG CTCCTTCGTAATCGACTAGTAGCCACCGCACGCCAAAGTATGCGGCAAAATTCAAGCTTGAGCCAACTTTATGAAAATATGCAAGATGCTTATCGGCAAATGCAGACTCCACTGATTTATCAAGAGCAGTCTGCTCGA GGATTGAAGGAATTAAAGGATTCCACAATCCAATTAGCTTCAAGCATGGGAAATATTGATGCACCGGTTGATGAGTCTGTGTTTGATATTGAAAAAGAAATTGATGACCTTTTACCAGTTGAAGTCAAAGAACAGCGTCTAAGCAACCTGCTTCAGTCTATGATGGTAGCAGGGTGTGTTGCAGCCATGCCATTTCTTAAGAAAATTCCAACCTCTGTTCTTTGGGGTTACTTTGCCTTCATGGCCATAGAAAGCTTACCTGGAAACCAGTTCTGGGAGAGGATTCTCTTGCTCTTCACTGCACCGAGCAGAAGATACAA AGTGCTTGAAGAGTACCATGCCACCTTCGTCGAGACTGTACCTTTCAAGACAATTGCTGCTTTTACGCTTTTCCAGACCGCTTACTTGCTATTGTGTTTCGGAATAACGTGGATTCCTATAGCAGGGGTCCTTTTTCCATTGATGATCATGCTTTTGGTTCCTGTGAGACAGTATGTTcttcccaagctcttcaaaggagCTCATCTTACAGATTTAGATGCAGCGGAATACGAAGAATTACCAGCTATACAATTTAACTTGGAAACG CAGGAGATCGAGTCGGGCATAAGACACTCCTTGGCAGAGAACAGGGAGATTTTAGATGAGTTAGTCACAAGAAGCCGTGGTGAAATAAAGCATATCTATAGTCCTAAAGTGACAAGTTCAAGTGGAACACCAGCCACTGAAATCAAGAGCATTCATAGCCCCCGGTTATCAGAGAAGGCATCTAGCCCCCGTGTGAGTGAACTCAGACAGGAGCATAGTCCTCGTCTCGGTGGAAGAGGGCCATTTAGTCCAAGAACAGGTGAAATCAGACCATCTAAATTGGGAGAGGGTGCTCGGGGCTCCATTTCAAAGTAG
- the LOC120103763 gene encoding uncharacterized protein LOC120103763 gives MPTLQAALPPEIADNVIRLYRECLRRARFIGHQQHNTELVVGMVRQQFKKHMHETDPEKIQKLKDDAARGLINHILYESEKMTGRKFSGSK, from the exons atgcCTACGCTGCAGGCAGCATTGCCCCCTGAGATTGCTGATAATGTTATCAGA tTGTATCGCGAGTGCCTAAGAAGAGCTCGCTTCATTGGTCATCAG caaCACAACACTGAGCTTGTCGTTGGCATGGTGAGGCAGCAATTCAAGAAACACATGCATGAAACTGACCCTGAGAAGATACAGAAATTAAAGGATGA CGCTGCTAGAGGCCTTATCAATCACATCCTTTACGAGTCCGAGAAGATGACAGGCCGCAAGTTTTCTGGATCTAAATGA